Proteins found in one Leguminivora glycinivorella isolate SPB_JAAS2020 chromosome 4, LegGlyc_1.1, whole genome shotgun sequence genomic segment:
- the LOC125225625 gene encoding probable RNA helicase armi, whose protein sequence is MLSYVLSFFNNLFSKEPEEDDYSKESFLADQLLDIESLKEELKDDIEPESQEIPRNVACFQRTGLVTYTGDNNYILIDGSLYFDISNSPLIFSVNDKVLYLGYEDENEAIKVVRVLENYGPFWGDSMDIEEDKFKVIEHVIIGEVGYREERLVYLKDNDLKFSLDEVEANFIPMTGDWLELSCTVQYNDDKPADISATQVLKVLSLKPLRSKVKSTVVTSWNGDSGTCDRQFFFNKQSVQNGSMPQVGAKVMVETIESNQGACTWRVTKMMIIESSPVHQNNNDNKPPEENITLELEKEKRISVTYPLVFENVDFHQSENINLVITNNSDQSYFLNKWIMLSKRRDSQIEVKPFLTRPMKIYPGRTVSFTITCYPKLLGSSKECLIFMFNGFQVKRFININVVDNNMKQINNNGFINDSGFKSEQEKIDGMKDVRRYKDRGFIPGVKPLRAPNFVPVRLGSFPIPDKVWAVVLGNSDQTVYGNDYDKILDRIEMALPCLCQELNITNYLDRWHTLLYMEEIQANICMRVYDMPKVYLIHCQEYLGIEIKGLCERRPSLIKGDRVIVKDTWSSTQFEGYIHVVRGDLVLLKFSPQFHETYSGSDVSVEFHFNRSVYRRAHQALNLAISNLGPDILFPSRLVTRPQQVSPHDIGSIKWFNKFLNPGQKAAVTNILLGECRPLPYCIYGPPGTGKTITVIEAILQIITVIPDSRILVATPSNSAANLITERLIEYRDRFSGSMIRLIANYLLDSENLPDVIKPFCATMDIAREETSKPNYQVRKDGVNLNCQTSFIGRHRVTIGTCFCLGTLAQMGLPRGHFTHIIVDEAGQATEPEIMIPLTFTDKENGQIILAGDPQQLGPVILSKYCTEFNMNESYLSRILETFPYQRDFVAYEDGFNKKLVTKLNYNYRSLEEVLMLPSEMFYDASLVPKMGRDEAWISDTINTVSEVFDSSERTEGGVFVFGIKGVNARAEDSPSWFNREEAAMVALMTCKLYKRNVTPDDIGIITPYIAQTKYFRVLFESMGLPQPKIGTVEEFQGQERKIILISTVRSTEAYLMDDRKHALGFVQNPKRLNVALTRAQIAVILFCNPHLLCTDPLWGKVVRQAVKEDKYKGCDLPYDLETVNAAV, encoded by the exons ATGTTGTCCTATGTGTTATCTTTCTTCAATAACTTGTTTTCTAAAGAACCCGAAGAGGATGATTATTCAAAAGAAAGTTTTTTAGCTGATCAACTATTAGATATAGAATCGTTAAAAGAAGAATTAAAGGATGACATTGAACCGGAAAGTCAGGAGATACCAAGAAATGTGGCATGTTTCCAGAGAACAG GTCTAGTAACATATACAGGTGACAACAACTACATTCTCATAGACGGGAGCCTCTATTTTGATATATCAAATTCACCCTTAATATTCAGTGTTAATGACAAGGTGCTATACCTTGGCTACGAGGATGAAAATGAAGCTATCAAAGTAGTGCGAGTCCTAGAGAACTATGGACCGTTCTGGGGTGATTCCATGGATATTGAAGAAGATAAGTTCAAAGTCATAGAACATGTAATAATAGGGGAAGTTGGGTACAGGGAGGAGAGACTGGTGTATTTGAAGGATAATGATCTGAAATTCAGTCTTGACGAGGTGGAGGCGAATTTTATACCTATGACTGGGGACTGGCTGGAGCTGAGTTGTACCGTGCAGTACAATGATGATAAGCCTGCTGATATTTCTGCTACTCAG GTGCTGAAAGTTCTTTCACTCAAGCCATTGCGAagtaaagtaaaaagcactgtAGTCACCAGCTGGAATGGGGACTCTGGGACTTGTGACAGGCAGTTCTTCTTCAATAAGCAGTCTGTGCAGAATGGTAGCATGCCTCAAGTAGGAGCCAAG GTCATGGTAGAAACAATAGAAAGCAATCAGGGAGCTTGCACATGGAGGGTAACAAAAATGATGATTATAGAAAGTAGCCCTGTCCATCAAAACAACAATGACAACAAGCCTCCTGAGGAAAACATTACACTGGAACTGGAGAAAGAAAAGAGAATCTCAGTAACATATCCACTTGTCTTTGAGAATGTGGACTTTCACCAAAGTGAGAATATAAATTTAGTAATCACAAACAACAGTGACCAAAGTTATTTCCTCAATAAGTGGATCATGCTTAGCAAACGGAGGGATTCCCAAATTGAAGTCAAACCCTTTCTCACGCGCCCAATGAAGATTTATCCCGGGCGCACAGTTTCATTCACCATCACCTGCTACCCAAAGTTGCTGGGAAGCAGCAAAGAATGCTTGATATTCATGTTCAATGGGTTCCAAGTAAAGAGATTCATTAACATCAATGTTGTAGACAACAATATGAAACAAATCAATAACAATGGATTTATAAATGACTCTGGATTTAAGTCCGAACAAGAAAAGATTGATGGAATGAAAGACGTGAGGAGGTATAAAGACAGGGGTTTTATCCCCGGTGTAAAGCCTCTCAGAGCTCCAAATTTCGTACCAGTTAGACTGGGGTCTTTCCCAATACCGGACAAAGTGTGGGCGGTTGTTTTAGGAAACTCTGACCAAACTGTGTATGGCAATGATTACGACAAGATATTGGACAGGATAGAAATGGCCTTACCCTGCTTATGCCAAGAATTGAACATTACTAACTACCTCGACAGATGGCATACATTGCTATACATGGAGGAAATACAAGCAAATATCTGTATGAGAGTGTATGACATGCCTAAAGTGTACTTGATTCACTGTCAGGAATATTTGGGAATAGAAATAAAAGGGCTATGTGAAAGAAGACCAAGCTTGATAAAAGGTGACAGAGTGATTGTTAAAGATACTTGGAGCTCGACACAATTTGAAGGTTACATTCATGTAGTCAGAGGGGATTTGGTTTTGCTCAAGTTCAGTCCTCAATTCCATGAGACTTATTCAGGAAGTGACGTTTCTGTTGAATTCCATTTTAATAGATCTGTATATAGAAGAGCTCATCAAGCTCTTAATTTAGCTATTTCGAATCTTGGCCCTGACATACTATTTCCATCGCGTCTGGTGACTCGCCCGCAGCAGGTGTCACCTCATGATATTGGCAGCATCAAGTGGTTTAACAAATTCCTTAACCCTGGACAAAAAGCTGCAGTCACAAACATTTTATTGGGAGAATGTCGTCCCTTGCCATACTGCATTTATGGACCTCCTGGAACGGGAAAAACAATCACAGTGATTGAAGCGATTCTACAAATAATCACCGTCATACCGGACAGCAGGATTCTGGTTGCGACGCCTTCAAACAGTGCAGCTAATCTTATCACGGAAAGACTAATTGAATATAGAGACCGTTTCTCTGGATCCATGATTAGACTTATAGCCAACTATCTCCTTGATTCTGAAAACTTACCTGATGTTATAAAGCCCTTTTGTGCTACGATGGACATAGCGAGGGAGGAAACCTCTAAGCCAAATTATCAAGTCAGGAAAGATGGAGTGAACCTGAATTGCCAAACATCTTTCATCGGGAGACATCGCGTGACTATCGGTACTTGTTTCTGCCTTGGGACGCTTGCGCAGATGGGGTTACCTCGCGGACATTTCACTCATATCATCGTTGATGAAGCAGGACAGGCAACCGAGCCAGAAATTATGATACCCCTGACTTTTACTGACAAAGAAAACGGCCAAATCATTCTTGCTGGGGATCCACAACAGTTAGGACCTGTGATATTATCGAAATATTGCACGGAATTTAACATGAATGAGTCATATTTGTCTCGGATTTTGGAGACTTTCCCATACCAAAGAGATTTCGTGGCCTATGAAGATGGATTTAATAAGAAGCTGGTTACCAAATTGAACTACAACTACAGGTCTTTAGAAGAAGTCTTAATGCTGCCGAGTGAGATGTTTTATGATGCCTCCCTCGTGCCTAAGATGGGCAGAGATGAAGCATGGATCTCTGATACAATAAACACTGTTTCGGAAGTCTTCGATTCATCGGAGAGAACTGAGGGTGGTGTATTCGTATTCGGCATTAAAGGCGTGAACGCCAGGGCTGAAGATAGTCCTTCGTGGTTCAATCGCGAAGAGGCAGCCATGGTGGCTCTGATGACATGCAAACTTTACAAGAGAAATGTCACACCTGATGATATTGGGATCATCACACCTTATATAGCCCAG ACAAAGTACTTCCGAGTGCTTTTCGAGTCAATGGGACTACCTCAGCCGAAAATTGGAACCGTCGAAGAATTCCAGGGACAAGAAAGGAAAATCATACTCATATCAACAGTAAGATCAACAGAGGCTTATTTAATGGACGACCGAAAACATGCGCTTGGTTTCGTCCAAAATCCGAAAAGACTGAACGTGGCTTTGACCAGAGCTCAAATCGCCGTCATTCTATTTTGTAACCCTCATCTGTTGTGTACAGATCCGCTATGGGGCAAAGTTGTCAGACAAGCAGTAAAAGAAGACAAGTATAAGGGATGTGATTTACCTTACGATTTGGAGACTGTAAATGCTGCCGTATAA
- the LOC125225755 gene encoding trans-1,2-dihydrobenzene-1,2-diol dehydrogenase-like isoform X1: MAVRWGIVSAGKISSDFVNAINSYPGNYQQVVAAVAARDRSRAEEFAKLHNISNVFDSYKAMAESTGIIDVAYIGSLNPEHYALSKLFLENGKHVLCEKPLCLNSKQAQALDIDIAKNKKVFFMEGIWSRFSPAYIALKKEIDSGKLGEVKLVEVNLGAPIDTVDRLSKKSLGGGAVLDLGVYTIQMAQFIFNDEPTKVIATGALNEEGVDVMETIILEYSGGRRAVLNLDATMKLWNKATVTGSKGRATLEEPFHFPNTLTHVDGKVENFTLHTSNIPYNFENSAGLVYESLEVTRCIKEGLLESPHVTHRDSLIIARIQDSIRKQLGVHFDVDD; encoded by the exons ATGGCTGTCCGCTGGGGTATCGTTAGCGCTGGAAAGATCAGCAGCGACTTCGTGAATGCAATTAACTCTTATCCTGGAAACTATCAG CAGGTAGTAGCAGCAGTGGCCGCCCGCGACCGCAGCAGGGCTGAAGAGTTCGCTAAGCTCCACAACATCTCAAATGTATTCGACTCTTACAAGGCGATGGCTGAGAGCACTGGCATCATAG ATGTCGCTTACATCGGCTCCCTAAACCCAGAGCATTACGCCCTCAGCAAACTATTCCTCGAGAATGGAAAACACGTTCTATGCGAAAAACCTCTATGCCTCAATTCCAAGCAAGCACAAGCCTTAGACATAGACATCGCGAAGAACAAAAAAGTTTTCTTCATGGAAGGCATCTGGTCCAGGTTTTCGCCCGCATATATTGCGCTGAAGAAAGAGATCGATTCAGGAAAACTGGGAGAGGTGAAACTTGTGGAGGTTAACTTAGGAGCTCCTATTGATACTGTTGACAGACTAAG taAAAAGTCCCTAGGAGGCGGTGCCGTGCTCGATCTAGGAGTGTACACTATTCAAATGGCTCAGTTTATATTCAACGATGAGCCAACGAAAGTGATAGCCACTGGGGCCCTTAACGAAGAGGGAGTGGATGTCATGGAGACCATAATTTTGGAGTACAGCGGCGGAAGGCGCGCGGTGTTAAACCTGGATGCTACCATGAAGTTGTGGAATAAGGCTACTGTCACGGGCAGCAAAGGAAGGGCTACG CTCGAAGAACCTTTCCATTTCCCTAACACCCTAACTCACGTGGACGGCAAGGTGGAAAACTTCACACTACACACATCCAACATCCCATACAACTTTGAGAACAGCGCAGGGTTGGTCTACGAATCTCTTGAGGTCACCAGGTGTATCAAAGAAG gGCTCCTTGAATCGCCACACGTGACCCACAGAGACAGTCTCATCATCGCAAGAATTCAAGATTCCATCCGAAAACAACTTGGTGTCCATTTTGATGTTGATGATTAG
- the LOC125225756 gene encoding gem-associated protein 2-like, with product MGSEKKSVIYKTNLENKTDDDELLPKCFAISSDVEMKEIPLTGEEYLLKVVTERAKIAAVTICDKDVTQFAKNQSRFYKEPPRTKPAPDKLKPTIEWQEIQIKDFTDVRSNMSNIIANLTKRNLWSAKVKKIEITDQSFVGWKIFFEDNDSTVTCMLGFNPELLDIGLEMLTNIVREVTPRDTIDHKTGRWIYAFLACLRHPPLSETISILRNLARACAEVRSILTKKKKMPH from the exons ATGGGTTCTGAAAAAAAGAGTGTAATTTATAAAACGAACCTCGAAAATAAAACAGATGATGATGAATTGTTACCAAAATGCTTCGCAATCAGTTCCGATGTGGAAATGAAAGAAATACCTTTAACAGGTGAAGAATATCTTCTTAAAGTTGTGACCGAACGTGCCAAGATTGCTGCTGTAACTATATGTGATAAAGATGTTACACAATTCGCCAAGAATCAATCTCGTTTTTACAAAGAG ccTCCAAGGACGAAACCAGCACCAGATAAACTGAAGCCCACAATCGAATGGCAAGAAATTCAAATTAAAGATTTCACTGATGTTCGATCAAACATGAGTAACATAATAGCTAACCTTACCAAAAGAAATTTGTGGAGTGCTAAAGTGAAAAAGATAGAAATAACTGATCAGTCATTTGTgggttggaaaatattttttgaagacAATGATTCTACTGTAACATGTATGCTGGGTTTTAATCCTGAACTGCTGGATATAGGATTAGAAATGCTTACAAATATTGTAAGAGAAGTTACTCCTAGGGACACTATAGACCACAAAACAg GTAGATGGATATATGCATTCTTAGCATGTTTGAGACACCCGCCACTCTCAGAAACCATTAGCATCCTGCGGAATCTAGCCAGGGCTTGTGCTGAAGTCAG GTCAATATTaaccaagaagaagaagatgccTCACTGA
- the LOC125225755 gene encoding trans-1,2-dihydrobenzene-1,2-diol dehydrogenase-like isoform X2, translated as MAVRWGIVSAGKISSDFVNAINSYPGNYQVVAAVAARDRSRAEEFAKLHNISNVFDSYKAMAESTGIIDVAYIGSLNPEHYALSKLFLENGKHVLCEKPLCLNSKQAQALDIDIAKNKKVFFMEGIWSRFSPAYIALKKEIDSGKLGEVKLVEVNLGAPIDTVDRLSKKSLGGGAVLDLGVYTIQMAQFIFNDEPTKVIATGALNEEGVDVMETIILEYSGGRRAVLNLDATMKLWNKATVTGSKGRATLEEPFHFPNTLTHVDGKVENFTLHTSNIPYNFENSAGLVYESLEVTRCIKEGLLESPHVTHRDSLIIARIQDSIRKQLGVHFDVDD; from the exons ATGGCTGTCCGCTGGGGTATCGTTAGCGCTGGAAAGATCAGCAGCGACTTCGTGAATGCAATTAACTCTTATCCTGGAAACTATCAG GTAGTAGCAGCAGTGGCCGCCCGCGACCGCAGCAGGGCTGAAGAGTTCGCTAAGCTCCACAACATCTCAAATGTATTCGACTCTTACAAGGCGATGGCTGAGAGCACTGGCATCATAG ATGTCGCTTACATCGGCTCCCTAAACCCAGAGCATTACGCCCTCAGCAAACTATTCCTCGAGAATGGAAAACACGTTCTATGCGAAAAACCTCTATGCCTCAATTCCAAGCAAGCACAAGCCTTAGACATAGACATCGCGAAGAACAAAAAAGTTTTCTTCATGGAAGGCATCTGGTCCAGGTTTTCGCCCGCATATATTGCGCTGAAGAAAGAGATCGATTCAGGAAAACTGGGAGAGGTGAAACTTGTGGAGGTTAACTTAGGAGCTCCTATTGATACTGTTGACAGACTAAG taAAAAGTCCCTAGGAGGCGGTGCCGTGCTCGATCTAGGAGTGTACACTATTCAAATGGCTCAGTTTATATTCAACGATGAGCCAACGAAAGTGATAGCCACTGGGGCCCTTAACGAAGAGGGAGTGGATGTCATGGAGACCATAATTTTGGAGTACAGCGGCGGAAGGCGCGCGGTGTTAAACCTGGATGCTACCATGAAGTTGTGGAATAAGGCTACTGTCACGGGCAGCAAAGGAAGGGCTACG CTCGAAGAACCTTTCCATTTCCCTAACACCCTAACTCACGTGGACGGCAAGGTGGAAAACTTCACACTACACACATCCAACATCCCATACAACTTTGAGAACAGCGCAGGGTTGGTCTACGAATCTCTTGAGGTCACCAGGTGTATCAAAGAAG gGCTCCTTGAATCGCCACACGTGACCCACAGAGACAGTCTCATCATCGCAAGAATTCAAGATTCCATCCGAAAACAACTTGGTGTCCATTTTGATGTTGATGATTAG